The Streptomyces europaeiscabiei genome window below encodes:
- a CDS encoding bifunctional FO biosynthesis protein CofGH, translating to MTTPAASGNGSTDPASSTGPTENSMRRALKRARDGVALDVTEAAVLLQARGADLEDLAASAARVRDVGLQEAGRPGVITYSKSVFIPLTRLCRDKCHYCTFVTVPGKLRRAGHGMFMSPDEVLEVARKGAALGCKEALITLGDKPEDRWPQAREWLDAHGYDDTIAYVRAISIRILEETGLLPHLNPGVMSWTDFQRLKPVAPSMGMMLETTATRLWSEPGGPHHGSPDKEPAVRLRVLEDAGRSSVPFTSGVLIGIGETYEERAESLFALRKVSRAYHGVQELIIQNFRAKPDTAMRGMPDAELDELVATVAVARHLMGPAGCIQAPPNLVDSEYERLIGAGIDDWGGVSPLTIDHVNPERPWPQIEELTERSRAAGFELRERLCVYPEFVTRGEPWLDPRLLPHVRALADPETGLALPDAVVEGHPWQEPEEVFVATGRTDLHTSIDTEGRTGDRRDDFDSVYGDWGALREAAAPGMVPERIDTDVRAALATASDDPTKLSDAEALALLHADGPALDALTRIADDVRKSAVGDDVTYIVTRNINFTNVCYTGCRFCAFAQRRTDADAYTLSLDQVADRAQQAWDLGAVEVCMQGGIHPDLPGTAYFDIAKAVKSRVPGMHVHAFSPMEVVNGATRTGMSIREWLTAAKEAGLDSVPGTAAEILDDEVRWVLTKGKLPAATWIEVISTAHELGIRSSSTMMYGHVDQPRHWLGHLRTLARIQQQTGGFTEFVTLPFIHTNAPVYLAGISRPGPTMRDNRAVTAMARLLLHPHIPNIQTSWVKLGTEGAAEMLRSGANDLGGTLMEETISRMAGSSYGSYKSVKDLIAVADAAGRPAKPRTTLYGEVPEERQRAAAVSDGHLPELLPVLD from the coding sequence ATGACGACTCCCGCGGCCTCTGGAAACGGATCCACCGACCCGGCCAGCTCCACCGGCCCCACCGAGAACTCCATGCGGCGCGCGCTCAAACGCGCCCGGGACGGTGTGGCGCTCGATGTGACCGAGGCGGCGGTGCTGCTGCAGGCGCGCGGCGCGGATCTGGAGGATCTGGCCGCGTCGGCGGCGCGGGTGCGGGACGTGGGCCTCCAGGAGGCCGGCCGGCCCGGGGTCATCACCTACTCGAAGAGCGTCTTCATCCCGCTCACCCGGCTGTGCCGGGACAAGTGCCACTACTGCACCTTCGTCACCGTGCCGGGCAAGCTGCGCCGGGCCGGGCACGGGATGTTCATGTCGCCGGACGAGGTGCTGGAAGTCGCCCGCAAGGGAGCCGCCCTCGGCTGCAAGGAAGCGCTGATCACGCTCGGCGACAAGCCGGAGGACCGTTGGCCTCAGGCGCGCGAATGGCTCGACGCGCACGGCTACGACGACACGATCGCGTACGTCCGGGCCATCTCGATCCGTATCCTGGAAGAGACAGGGCTGCTGCCCCACCTGAATCCGGGCGTGATGTCGTGGACGGACTTCCAGCGGCTCAAGCCGGTGGCGCCCTCCATGGGCATGATGCTGGAGACGACGGCGACGCGGCTGTGGTCCGAGCCGGGCGGCCCGCACCACGGCTCCCCGGACAAGGAGCCTGCGGTCCGGCTGAGGGTCCTGGAGGACGCGGGCCGCTCCTCCGTGCCCTTCACGTCCGGTGTCCTCATCGGGATCGGGGAGACGTACGAGGAGCGCGCGGAGTCGCTGTTCGCGCTCCGGAAGGTCTCCCGCGCCTACCACGGAGTCCAGGAACTGATCATCCAGAACTTCCGCGCCAAGCCGGACACCGCGATGCGTGGCATGCCGGACGCGGAGCTGGACGAGCTGGTCGCCACGGTGGCCGTCGCCCGGCACCTCATGGGCCCGGCGGGCTGTATCCAGGCCCCGCCGAACCTCGTCGACAGCGAGTACGAGCGGCTGATCGGCGCCGGGATCGACGACTGGGGCGGGGTGTCCCCGCTCACGATCGACCATGTGAACCCCGAGCGTCCCTGGCCGCAGATCGAGGAACTCACCGAGCGGTCCCGTGCCGCCGGTTTCGAGCTGCGGGAACGCCTGTGCGTGTATCCGGAGTTCGTGACGCGGGGCGAGCCGTGGCTCGACCCGCGCCTCCTGCCGCACGTAAGGGCCCTCGCCGACCCCGAGACGGGCCTCGCCCTGCCGGACGCGGTCGTCGAGGGACACCCGTGGCAGGAGCCCGAGGAGGTCTTCGTCGCCACCGGCCGTACGGATCTGCACACCTCCATCGACACCGAGGGCCGTACCGGCGACCGCCGTGACGACTTCGACTCCGTCTACGGCGACTGGGGCGCCCTGCGCGAGGCGGCGGCGCCCGGCATGGTGCCCGAGCGCATCGACACGGACGTACGCGCGGCGCTGGCGACGGCGTCGGACGACCCCACGAAGCTGTCGGACGCCGAGGCGTTGGCCCTGCTGCACGCGGACGGACCCGCGCTGGACGCCCTCACCCGGATCGCGGACGACGTGCGCAAGTCGGCCGTCGGTGACGACGTCACGTACATCGTCACGCGGAACATCAACTTCACGAACGTCTGCTACACCGGCTGCCGCTTCTGCGCCTTCGCACAGCGCCGCACGGACGCCGACGCGTACACGCTCTCCCTCGACCAGGTCGCCGACCGGGCCCAGCAGGCCTGGGACCTCGGCGCGGTCGAGGTCTGCATGCAGGGCGGCATCCACCCCGACCTGCCGGGGACGGCGTACTTCGACATCGCCAAGGCGGTGAAGTCCCGTGTGCCCGGCATGCACGTCCACGCCTTCTCCCCGATGGAGGTGGTGAACGGCGCGACCCGCACCGGCATGTCGATCCGCGAATGGCTGACGGCGGCGAAGGAGGCGGGCCTCGACTCCGTCCCCGGCACGGCGGCGGAGATCCTGGACGACGAGGTGAGGTGGGTCCTCACCAAGGGCAAGCTGCCGGCGGCCACCTGGATCGAGGTGATCTCCACCGCCCACGAGCTGGGCATCCGCTCCTCGTCGACGATGATGTACGGCCACGTCGACCAGCCCCGCCACTGGCTGGGCCACCTCCGCACCCTGGCGCGGATCCAGCAACAGACCGGCGGCTTCACGGAGTTCGTGACCCTCCCCTTCATCCACACCAACGCGCCGGTCTACCTGGCCGGCATCTCCCGCCCCGGCCCCACCATGCGCGACAACCGCGCCGTCACCGCCATGGCCCGCCTCCTCCTCCACCCCCACATCCCCAACATCCAGACCAGCTGGGTCAAGCTCGGCACCGAGGGCGCGGCCGAAATGCTCCGCTCCGGCGCGAACGACCTGGGCGGCACCCTGATGGAGGAGACGATCTCCCGCATGGCGGGCTCGTCGTACGGCTCCTACAAGTCGGTGAAGGACCTGATCGCGGTGGCGGACGCGGCGGGCCGCCCGGCGAAGCCGCGCACGACGCTGTACGGCGAGGTCCCGGAGGAACGCCAACGGGCGGCGGCGGTGTCGGACGGGCATCTGCCGGAGCTGTTGCCGGTGCTGGACTGA
- a CDS encoding transposase yields the protein MLARCYDLIRFEKLNIKTMTRSAKGTVERPGHNVAQKSGLNRSILAQGWGLLRQRTGHKAPGRVEDVPAPYTSLRCSACGWIDKNSRKSQAEFVCSSCGFTCNADTNASINVAAGQGGFPRPRRTAGAGGTTPPNQRPNVREPQPERVGIPRF from the coding sequence ATGCTCGCCCGCTGCTATGACCTGATCCGGTTCGAGAAGCTGAACATCAAGACGATGACCCGCTCCGCGAAGGGAACCGTGGAGCGGCCCGGCCACAACGTGGCGCAGAAGTCCGGCCTGAACCGGTCAATCCTCGCCCAAGGGTGGGGCCTGCTGCGGCAGCGCACCGGGCACAAGGCCCCCGGCCGGGTCGAAGACGTCCCCGCCCCCTACACCAGCCTGCGGTGCAGTGCCTGTGGATGGATCGACAAGAACTCGCGCAAGAGCCAAGCCGAGTTCGTCTGTTCCTCCTGCGGCTTCACCTGCAACGCGGACACCAACGCCAGTATCAACGTCGCGGCAGGACAGGGCGGGTTCCCCCGCCCCCGGCGGACAGCCGGTGCCGGAGGGACGACACCGCCCAACCAGCGGCCGAACGTCCGTGAACCTCAGCCCGAACGGGTTGGAATCCCCCGCTTTTAA
- the tnpB gene encoding IS607 family element RNA-guided endonuclease TnpB, which produces MKKFQAQPGFVVQAFRFALDPNAAQEQALRSHCGAARAAYNWAVGWVEASWWQRKAEESYGIPADRLTEWRPWSLPSLRKAFNQAKHADPRFCGWWEDNSKEAYSTGLAGAAAAFDNYAKSKQGKRRGKQVGMPRFKSKRKARLSCRFTTGTIRVEADGRHVTLPRLGTIRVHEPTAKLLNRVQAGTARILSATVRHERGRWLVSFQTETAREIRRVARPGAAVGIDLGIKTLAVMADSTGAIRQIPNPRHLDSALTALRGASRTVSRRQGPDRRTGQQASKRWEKANAVRNKVHHRVANLRADALHKLTTTVTGEYGTVVVEDLNVAGMLRNRRLARRIADAGFGEIRRQLTYKTRRNGCRIVAADRWFPSSKTCSGCGAVKAKLPLHVRTYECDACGLVIDRDDNAARNLAALAAAAVTTGTGVAGDQDTAKVSKPRGADRRTRITRPRRKAGTGRAGGVTLPNQRQQEAGDRPQAEPLMLW; this is translated from the coding sequence ATGAAGAAGTTCCAGGCGCAGCCCGGGTTCGTGGTGCAGGCGTTCCGGTTCGCGCTGGACCCGAACGCCGCCCAGGAGCAGGCGTTGCGGTCGCACTGCGGGGCAGCGCGGGCCGCCTACAACTGGGCCGTGGGCTGGGTCGAGGCGTCGTGGTGGCAGCGCAAGGCGGAGGAGTCCTACGGCATCCCCGCAGACCGGCTCACCGAGTGGCGGCCGTGGTCGCTGCCCTCCCTCCGTAAGGCGTTCAACCAGGCCAAGCATGCCGACCCCAGGTTCTGCGGGTGGTGGGAGGACAACTCCAAGGAGGCGTACTCCACCGGCCTGGCAGGCGCAGCCGCCGCCTTCGACAACTACGCCAAGTCCAAGCAGGGCAAGCGGCGGGGCAAGCAGGTCGGGATGCCCCGTTTCAAGTCGAAGCGCAAAGCGCGCCTTTCCTGCCGGTTCACCACCGGCACGATCCGCGTCGAGGCGGACGGCCGGCATGTCACGCTGCCCCGCCTCGGCACGATCCGCGTCCACGAACCCACCGCGAAGCTGCTGAACCGCGTGCAGGCCGGAACGGCCCGGATCCTGTCCGCGACAGTCCGGCACGAACGCGGACGATGGTTGGTGTCCTTCCAGACCGAGACCGCGCGGGAGATCCGCCGCGTGGCCCGGCCCGGCGCCGCGGTCGGCATCGACCTCGGCATCAAGACGCTCGCCGTCATGGCCGACAGCACCGGAGCGATCCGTCAGATACCCAACCCCAGGCACCTCGACAGCGCCCTCACGGCCCTGCGCGGGGCCTCTCGCACGGTGTCCCGCCGCCAGGGCCCCGACCGCAGGACCGGACAGCAAGCGTCCAAGCGGTGGGAGAAGGCCAACGCCGTCCGCAACAAGGTCCACCACCGGGTCGCGAACCTTCGCGCCGACGCCCTGCACAAGCTCACCACCACGGTGACAGGCGAGTACGGCACCGTCGTGGTCGAAGACCTCAACGTTGCTGGCATGCTCCGCAACCGGCGCCTCGCCCGCCGCATCGCCGACGCCGGGTTCGGCGAGATCCGCCGCCAGCTCACCTACAAGACCCGCCGGAACGGCTGCCGCATCGTGGCCGCCGACCGGTGGTTCCCCTCCTCCAAGACCTGTTCCGGGTGCGGCGCGGTGAAAGCCAAGCTGCCGCTGCACGTCCGGACCTACGAATGCGACGCGTGCGGCCTGGTCATCGACCGGGACGACAACGCGGCCCGCAACCTCGCCGCCCTCGCAGCGGCAGCCGTAACGACTGGTACCGGAGTGGCCGGAGACCAGGACACCGCCAAGGTGTCGAAGCCCCGTGGAGCCGACCGGAGGACCCGCATCACCCGTCCCCGCCGCAAGGCAGGGACGGGGCGGGCAGGTGGCGTAACCCTGCCGAACCAACGGCAGCAGGAAGCGGGAGACCGTCCTCAAGCCGAGCCCCTGATGCTCTGGTGA
- a CDS encoding CehA/McbA family metallohydrolase: MCDDHHGDTRSEGDGNGLGRRALFVTSAAAALTLGSVTFGTSGAEAADGDQETKTIRGTLPTGSPDFVYLPVEVPSGVRELKVSYSYERPSVPAGTLGNALDIGVFDERGTELGGKGFRGWSGGARTEFFVRADEATPGYLPGPVRPGTWHIALGPYTVAPDGLPYEITITLTYGAPATPVKPVYPPERAKGRGRDWYRGDCHLHSWYSDGRRTLAELAALARAAGLDFINSSEHNTQSAHAHWAEHAGDDLLILLGEEVTTRNGHVVALGVAPGTFVDWRYRARDNRFGKYARQIRRAGGLVVPAHPHATCIGCNWKFGFGEADAVEVWNGAYSPEDEVALADWDGMLVASVKEGRGWIPAMGNSDAHRDPDPVGRPQTVVLADDLTREAIQEGLRAGRSYVAESKDVSVSFTASGARGEHAGIGERLKVAPDTPVTVRVEATGSAGCTIRFVTDQGAMFTSAVLPESGAGSAQWRTTASYAAYVRAEVRRPPIVPGFPGPLAAFTNPIFLGRG; this comes from the coding sequence ATGTGCGACGACCACCACGGTGACACCCGGAGCGAGGGCGACGGGAACGGACTCGGAAGGCGCGCGCTGTTCGTGACGTCGGCGGCGGCCGCACTTACGTTGGGAAGCGTGACCTTTGGGACGAGCGGCGCCGAGGCCGCGGACGGCGACCAGGAGACGAAGACCATCCGGGGAACCCTCCCCACCGGCTCCCCCGATTTCGTGTATCTGCCGGTCGAGGTGCCTTCAGGAGTACGGGAGTTGAAGGTCTCGTACAGCTACGAGAGGCCGAGCGTCCCGGCGGGCACCCTGGGCAACGCACTCGACATCGGTGTCTTCGACGAGCGGGGCACGGAACTCGGCGGCAAGGGCTTCCGGGGCTGGTCGGGCGGCGCCCGCACGGAGTTCTTCGTCCGGGCGGACGAGGCGACCCCGGGCTACCTCCCCGGCCCGGTCCGCCCCGGCACCTGGCACATCGCGCTGGGCCCCTACACGGTGGCGCCGGACGGGCTGCCGTACGAGATCACGATCACCCTCACGTACGGCGCGCCTGCCACGCCGGTGAAGCCGGTGTATCCGCCGGAGCGGGCCAAGGGGCGGGGCCGGGACTGGTACCGGGGCGACTGTCATCTGCACTCCTGGTACTCCGACGGCCGCCGTACGCTCGCCGAGCTGGCGGCGCTGGCGCGCGCGGCGGGCCTGGACTTCATCAACAGCTCCGAGCACAACACCCAGTCCGCGCACGCCCATTGGGCCGAGCACGCGGGTGACGACCTCCTCATTCTGCTGGGCGAGGAGGTGACCACGCGCAACGGTCACGTGGTGGCGCTCGGCGTCGCACCGGGGACGTTCGTCGACTGGCGCTACCGGGCCCGGGACAACCGGTTCGGCAAGTACGCCCGGCAGATCCGCCGGGCCGGGGGCCTGGTCGTCCCGGCCCACCCGCACGCCACCTGCATCGGCTGCAACTGGAAGTTCGGCTTCGGCGAGGCGGACGCGGTGGAGGTGTGGAACGGCGCGTACTCGCCGGAGGACGAGGTGGCGCTCGCCGACTGGGACGGCATGCTCGTGGCGTCCGTGAAGGAGGGTCGCGGCTGGATCCCGGCGATGGGCAACAGCGACGCCCATCGCGACCCCGACCCCGTCGGCCGCCCCCAGACGGTCGTCCTCGCCGACGACCTGACCAGGGAGGCCATCCAGGAGGGCCTGCGAGCCGGCCGCTCGTACGTCGCCGAGTCGAAGGACGTGTCCGTGTCGTTCACGGCGTCCGGTGCGCGGGGCGAGCACGCGGGCATCGGTGAGCGGCTGAAGGTGGCTCCGGACACCCCGGTCACCGTCCGTGTGGAGGCGACGGGCTCCGCCGGCTGCACCATCCGCTTCGTCACCGACCAGGGCGCGATGTTCACCTCGGCCGTGCTCCCGGAGTCCGGCGCCGGCTCGGCACAGTGGCGTACGACGGCCTCGTACGCGGCGTACGTACGGGCCGAGGTCCGCCGGCCGCCGATCGTGCCGGGCTTCCCGGGGCCGCTGGCGGCGTTCACGAACCCGATCTTCCTCGGGCGGGGATAG
- a CDS encoding tetratricopeptide repeat protein, with product MGRAQPPIPTMQELIRRRTRQGFVGRNAERAAFRANFDLPIEDERRRFLFHVHGNAGIGKTFLVRELEQIAQERGALTAYVDDGVGSAPEAMAVIADRFARQGRRFKELERLLTAHRERRYEVELAALSLSESEEEPGQPGHSGGTGATAAAEPSAASMAAARATLVALGLVPVVGPFAGAVDPAQLASQAHRLRTGLGSRARGQEDAELVLAPELVLTPALLEELAGVAAEVPWLVLFFDTYERTGAFLDPWLHDIVSGDRYGPLPGNLVLVTAGQRPFDAARWGGLTDFVLDLPLRPFTEVESRGLLAAKGVLAEPVVGEVLRLTGGLPVLVSTLAEARPADLDDLADAGDASATAVERFLRWESDPVRRAAALTCALPRWLDAEVFRVAVSDTGPGTGADPGTGADRGTGADRGRGTDRGRGADGGSGEAPEALFAWLRALPFVTDRGDRVVFHDVVRAPMVRLQRMRSPRGWSERHRRLAEAFAGWRAEAEVALEGNELWGAVRWRELRLAKTYHRLCAGERGALAGVLRDVVDACGEGTAVARRWAEALAQAGQDADDEDAGRWGRDLLGALERGGVHEALGVLLLRAGLDTRGAAFARALRGRALHRDGAHRSAVAEYDQALALDPGSATAWQGRAVARAHTGDYAAAVADLDRADALAPDDTTTLVLRGDYHRLLGDPDAAVADLDRAVALDPVRRSTWASRGAARHAQGRLDEALADLDRALELDGEYVWALVRRARVRRSRGEHGRQLADLHHAVALDPDAPWARCERGDALRAADRDEEALADYDRAIELDPLYASAYASRGVTRFRLGRHDEALTDLDAAVALLPEYAWALRHRAALHLELGDTGRALADAGRARALRPGDPLIADVHDRATEAAARPDRSDRSDGSDRSDRPE from the coding sequence ATGGGGCGCGCGCAGCCGCCGATTCCGACGATGCAGGAGCTGATCCGGCGGCGCACCCGTCAGGGCTTCGTCGGCCGGAACGCCGAACGGGCCGCGTTTCGCGCCAACTTCGACCTGCCCATCGAGGACGAGCGGCGCCGCTTCCTCTTCCACGTGCACGGCAACGCCGGTATCGGAAAGACGTTCCTGGTACGGGAGTTGGAGCAGATCGCCCAGGAGCGCGGGGCCCTCACCGCGTACGTCGACGACGGAGTCGGCAGCGCGCCGGAGGCCATGGCCGTGATCGCGGACCGGTTCGCCCGGCAGGGGCGGCGGTTCAAGGAACTGGAACGGCTGCTCACCGCCCACCGCGAGCGACGGTACGAGGTGGAACTGGCCGCCCTGTCCCTGTCCGAGTCGGAGGAAGAGCCAGGACAGCCGGGGCATTCAGGGGGCACGGGAGCCACCGCAGCCGCCGAGCCGTCGGCCGCGAGCATGGCCGCCGCGCGGGCGACCCTCGTCGCGCTCGGACTCGTCCCCGTGGTCGGCCCCTTCGCCGGCGCCGTCGACCCGGCCCAACTCGCCAGCCAGGCACACCGGTTGCGGACAGGGCTCGGCTCGCGCGCCCGCGGCCAGGAGGACGCCGAGCTGGTGCTCGCCCCCGAACTCGTCCTCACCCCGGCGTTGTTGGAGGAACTGGCCGGGGTCGCGGCCGAAGTGCCGTGGCTGGTCCTCTTCTTCGACACCTACGAGCGCACCGGCGCCTTCCTCGACCCGTGGCTGCACGACATCGTCTCCGGCGACCGCTACGGCCCCCTCCCCGGCAACCTCGTCCTCGTGACGGCGGGACAACGGCCCTTCGACGCCGCCCGCTGGGGCGGCCTCACCGATTTCGTCCTCGACCTCCCCCTGCGGCCCTTCACGGAGGTCGAGTCACGCGGCCTCCTCGCGGCCAAGGGCGTGCTCGCCGAGCCGGTCGTCGGCGAAGTCCTGCGGCTCACCGGCGGACTGCCCGTCCTCGTCTCCACCCTCGCCGAGGCCCGCCCCGCCGACCTAGACGACCTCGCCGACGCGGGCGACGCGAGCGCCACGGCCGTGGAGCGCTTCCTGCGGTGGGAGAGCGACCCGGTACGACGGGCCGCCGCGCTGACCTGCGCGCTGCCCCGCTGGCTGGACGCGGAGGTGTTCCGGGTGGCCGTGTCCGACACGGGCCCTGGCACGGGTGCGGACCCAGGCACGGGTGCGGACCGAGGCACGGGTGCGGACCGAGGCAGGGGTACGGACCGAGGCAGGGGTGCGGACGGAGGCAGCGGCGAGGCCCCCGAAGCGCTGTTCGCCTGGCTGCGCGCCCTGCCGTTCGTGACCGATCGTGGGGACCGGGTGGTGTTCCACGACGTCGTACGGGCGCCGATGGTGCGGTTGCAGCGGATGCGGTCGCCCCGGGGCTGGAGCGAGCGGCACCGGCGGCTGGCGGAGGCGTTCGCCGGGTGGCGGGCGGAGGCCGAAGTCGCCCTGGAAGGCAATGAGTTGTGGGGTGCCGTGCGGTGGCGGGAGCTGCGGCTGGCCAAGACGTACCACCGGCTGTGCGCGGGGGAGCGCGGGGCGCTCGCCGGGGTGCTGCGGGACGTGGTGGACGCGTGCGGCGAGGGCACTGCCGTGGCCCGGCGGTGGGCCGAGGCCCTGGCACAGGCAGGGCAGGACGCCGACGACGAGGACGCGGGACGCTGGGGGCGGGACCTGCTGGGCGCGCTGGAGCGGGGCGGTGTCCATGAAGCGCTGGGAGTGCTGCTGCTCCGGGCCGGTCTCGACACCCGGGGGGCCGCGTTCGCGCGGGCCCTGCGGGGGCGGGCGCTGCACCGCGACGGGGCGCACCGGTCGGCCGTGGCCGAGTACGACCAGGCCCTCGCCCTCGACCCCGGGTCCGCCACGGCGTGGCAGGGCCGGGCGGTCGCGCGGGCGCACACCGGGGACTACGCCGCAGCCGTGGCCGACCTGGACCGGGCCGACGCGCTCGCCCCCGACGACACCACCACCCTCGTCCTGCGCGGCGACTACCACCGCCTCCTCGGCGACCCCGACGCGGCGGTCGCCGACCTTGACCGGGCGGTCGCCCTCGACCCCGTACGCCGCTCGACCTGGGCCTCGCGCGGTGCCGCCCGGCACGCGCAGGGACGCCTCGACGAGGCCCTCGCCGACCTGGACCGCGCTCTGGAACTGGACGGGGAGTACGTCTGGGCCCTGGTGCGCCGGGCGCGCGTACGGCGGTCCCGGGGCGAGCACGGACGGCAGCTGGCCGACCTGCACCACGCCGTCGCCCTCGACCCGGACGCCCCCTGGGCCCGCTGCGAACGCGGCGACGCCCTGCGCGCCGCCGACCGGGACGAGGAGGCCCTCGCCGACTACGACCGGGCCATCGAACTCGACCCCCTGTACGCCTCCGCGTATGCCAGCCGGGGCGTCACCCGCTTCAGGCTGGGCCGCCACGACGAAGCCCTCACCGACCTCGACGCGG
- a CDS encoding IS607 family transposase produces MKLSEWARQQGVSYQTAWRWVKDGKMPVPVRQAPSGTWLVDEVSVQPSGRVVAYCRVSSADQKADLDRQAARVVSGTNGLGLAVAEVVTEIGSGLNGRRLKLHRLLADPDTAVIVVEHRDRLARFGVEHIEAALSASGRRLVVLDPGESTDDLVRDITEVLTSMCARLYGRRAAKNRAARAVAAATGDETGGTA; encoded by the coding sequence GTGAAGCTTTCGGAGTGGGCGCGTCAGCAGGGCGTGAGCTACCAGACCGCCTGGCGGTGGGTGAAGGACGGGAAGATGCCCGTCCCGGTCCGCCAGGCGCCGTCCGGGACATGGCTGGTCGACGAGGTTTCCGTCCAGCCGTCCGGACGCGTGGTGGCGTACTGCCGCGTGTCTTCAGCCGACCAGAAGGCCGACCTGGATCGGCAGGCCGCGCGGGTGGTGTCCGGCACGAATGGGCTGGGCCTGGCCGTCGCAGAGGTTGTGACCGAGATCGGGTCGGGGCTGAACGGGCGCCGCCTCAAGCTGCACCGGCTGCTCGCCGACCCGGACACGGCTGTGATCGTGGTCGAGCACCGCGACCGGCTGGCCCGGTTCGGCGTCGAGCACATCGAAGCCGCCCTGTCCGCGTCCGGCCGCCGCCTGGTCGTCCTCGACCCCGGGGAGAGCACCGATGACCTGGTCCGTGACATCACCGAGGTGCTGACCTCGATGTGTGCCCGCCTGTATGGGCGTCGCGCGGCGAAGAACCGTGCCGCCCGAGCGGTGGCCGCGGCCACCGGCGACGAGACCGGCGGGACCGCCTGA
- a CDS encoding LamG domain-containing protein: MAQLAMADGGEGEGHRIAVVYDDATDKIKLYLDGAPYTGSTADFAGGPPSSGPLQVGRAQVGDGWGEYLHGDVDEVHAFAGALDDHEIKQLGRGTEPCLC, from the coding sequence GTGGCCCAGCTGGCGATGGCCGACGGCGGCGAGGGCGAGGGGCACCGGATCGCGGTCGTCTACGACGACGCCACCGACAAGATCAAGCTCTACCTGGACGGCGCCCCCTATACCGGATCCACCGCCGACTTCGCGGGCGGCCCGCCCAGCTCCGGCCCGCTCCAGGTCGGCCGGGCCCAGGTCGGCGACGGTTGGGGCGAGTACCTCCACGGCGACGTCGACGAGGTGCACGCGTTCGCCGGTGCTCTGGACGACCACGAGATCAAGCAACTGGGCCGGGGCACCGAGCCCTGTCTCTGCTGA
- a CDS encoding SAM-dependent methyltransferase, whose protein sequence is MTDHATTPDPAAAPAAKEKVDTSVPASARIWNYWLGGKDNYPVDEAAGDAYADAFPGIVTIARSSRAYLRRSIRHLVEVEGVRQFLDVGTGLPTADNTHQVAQRSAPEARIVYVDNDPMVLAHARALLYSAPEGATAYVDASLYDTDRILEAAAATLDLSRPTALILSGILGHVRDYEEARDIVRRLLAGLPSGSYLNINEGSRGTDPEYERAQDAYNETGAVPYFLRPVDQITGYFDGLDLVDPGIVSVPLWRPDATDAAGEPKPIGQHGGLGRKP, encoded by the coding sequence ATGACCGATCACGCGACCACGCCCGACCCGGCGGCGGCTCCGGCTGCGAAGGAGAAGGTCGACACTTCGGTGCCCGCCTCCGCCCGCATCTGGAACTACTGGCTGGGCGGCAAGGACAACTACCCGGTGGACGAGGCGGCCGGCGACGCGTACGCCGACGCCTTCCCCGGCATCGTGACCATCGCCCGCAGCAGCCGCGCGTATCTGCGGCGCAGCATCCGGCACCTGGTGGAGGTGGAGGGCGTCCGGCAGTTCCTGGACGTCGGCACCGGTCTGCCCACCGCCGACAACACCCACCAGGTCGCCCAGCGCAGCGCGCCGGAGGCGAGGATCGTCTACGTCGACAACGACCCGATGGTCCTCGCGCACGCCCGCGCGCTGCTCTACTCCGCCCCCGAGGGCGCCACCGCGTACGTCGACGCCAGCCTCTACGACACGGACCGCATCCTGGAGGCCGCCGCCGCGACGTTGGACCTGTCCCGGCCCACGGCTCTGATCCTCAGCGGCATCCTGGGCCACGTCCGCGACTACGAGGAGGCCCGCGACATCGTCCGCCGCCTCCTCGCCGGCCTTCCCTCGGGCAGCTACCTCAACATCAACGAGGGCTCCCGGGGCACCGATCCCGAGTACGAGCGCGCCCAGGACGCCTACAACGAGACCGGCGCCGTCCCGTACTTCCTCCGCCCCGTCGACCAGATCACCGGCTACTTCGACGGCCTCGACCTGGTCGACCCGGGCATCGTCTCCGTACCGCTGTGGCGCCCGGACGCCACGGATGCCGCGGGCGAGCCGAAGCCGATCGGGCAGCACGGGGGGCTGGGCAGGAAGCCGTAG